The following proteins are co-located in the Streptomyces asiaticus genome:
- a CDS encoding phage tail sheath C-terminal domain-containing protein produces MAEYLSPGVYIEEIDAGPRPIAGVSTSTAGMAGVTARGPYTGKPKLVTNFLEFQNTFGGFLREPDPLIRDTWANDPAEGGRWWLFPLAVKGFFDNGGQRLYIKRVASKQASPSSGVLGHGLVSPVTGDAAKGATRLELGHLIGFSGVGQQIQILRGDDQQSIHTAGVAAYDATTHRIELDAQLPAEVRAGRGDYVQIGARSAEQTLEFAAVSPGSWGDAVQVRIQPMASAALPVLPDPQEGGLFVTRLAADAAADSETVEVAAVTGLDPDELPSDVWVQIGSGRFKVQVSQPADGKVTLTLPSGATHEAWRGGLLVRRVRRGNTSAGTTLRVGGASRLYEGAVVQLDDGTHLTIRTVESVAADVVTLDANVPGTLFETDRVQLIEAQVDARFTDPSGAVETETHRNLRLTGDTPANLVTTLAGRSRLVRATALGALSTDPTKFPLPAVGSWLTLGDGDDAYGTLSVADFVGEDGGSGKRTGIAALEDIDEVAVCAVPGMWSGTVESALVTHCELLKDRFAILDPQDGLDIEDVQAFRERFDTKYAALYHPWLVTRDLSADRDVEVPPSGHMAGIYARVDVERGVHKAPANAVIRGIRLTDGIAQDITKRHQDVLNPKGINALRFFPGLGHRVWGARTLSSDSSWKYVNVRRLFLYLEESIEEGTQWVVFEPNDEALWSLVRQTVTNFLTTVWRTGALAGTTADEAFFVACDRTTMTEDDLANGRLICVIGVAPVFPAEFVIFRIQQKTRETQLA; encoded by the coding sequence ATGGCGGAGTATCTGAGCCCCGGGGTCTACATCGAGGAGATCGATGCGGGCCCACGGCCGATCGCGGGGGTGAGCACCAGTACGGCCGGAATGGCCGGGGTCACCGCGCGCGGTCCGTACACCGGCAAGCCCAAACTGGTCACCAACTTCCTGGAGTTCCAGAACACCTTCGGCGGATTCCTCCGCGAGCCGGATCCGCTGATCCGGGACACCTGGGCGAACGACCCGGCGGAAGGCGGCCGTTGGTGGCTGTTCCCGCTGGCCGTCAAGGGGTTCTTCGACAACGGCGGCCAGCGGCTGTACATCAAGCGGGTCGCCAGCAAGCAGGCGAGCCCGTCCTCGGGGGTGCTGGGCCACGGCCTGGTGAGCCCTGTCACCGGCGATGCCGCCAAGGGCGCCACCCGCCTGGAACTCGGCCATCTCATCGGGTTCTCCGGCGTCGGGCAGCAGATCCAGATTCTCCGCGGCGACGACCAGCAGTCGATCCACACCGCCGGTGTCGCCGCCTATGACGCCACCACCCACCGGATCGAGCTGGACGCCCAGCTGCCCGCCGAGGTCAGGGCGGGCCGCGGCGACTACGTCCAGATCGGGGCGCGCAGCGCGGAGCAGACACTGGAGTTCGCCGCCGTCAGCCCCGGCTCATGGGGCGACGCGGTGCAGGTGCGGATCCAGCCGATGGCCTCCGCCGCGCTGCCGGTGCTGCCGGATCCGCAGGAGGGCGGGCTGTTCGTCACCCGGCTGGCCGCGGACGCCGCCGCCGACAGCGAGACGGTCGAGGTCGCCGCGGTGACCGGACTCGACCCCGATGAGCTGCCGTCCGACGTGTGGGTGCAGATCGGCTCGGGCCGCTTCAAGGTCCAGGTCAGCCAGCCGGCGGACGGAAAGGTCACGCTGACCCTGCCGTCCGGCGCCACCCATGAGGCGTGGCGCGGTGGACTGCTGGTGCGCCGGGTGCGCCGGGGCAACACCTCGGCGGGGACAACGCTGCGGGTCGGCGGGGCGAGCCGGCTCTACGAGGGCGCCGTCGTCCAGCTCGACGACGGCACCCATCTGACCATCCGCACCGTCGAATCGGTCGCCGCGGATGTCGTCACCCTCGACGCGAACGTGCCCGGGACGCTGTTCGAGACCGATCGGGTGCAGCTGATCGAGGCGCAGGTGGACGCCAGGTTCACCGATCCGTCCGGGGCCGTGGAGACCGAGACCCACCGCAACCTCCGGCTCACCGGCGACACACCGGCCAACCTGGTGACCACCCTGGCCGGCCGCTCCCGGCTGGTGCGGGCGACCGCGCTGGGCGCCCTGTCCACCGACCCGACGAAGTTCCCCCTGCCCGCCGTCGGATCCTGGCTGACGCTGGGAGACGGGGACGACGCCTACGGGACCCTGAGCGTGGCCGACTTCGTCGGCGAGGACGGCGGCAGCGGCAAGCGCACCGGGATCGCGGCGCTCGAGGACATCGACGAGGTGGCCGTCTGTGCCGTGCCCGGCATGTGGTCCGGGACGGTGGAATCGGCCCTGGTCACCCACTGCGAGCTGCTCAAGGACCGGTTCGCGATCCTCGATCCGCAGGACGGCCTGGACATCGAGGACGTCCAGGCGTTCCGCGAGCGGTTCGACACCAAGTACGCCGCGCTCTACCACCCGTGGCTGGTCACCCGCGACCTGTCGGCGGACCGCGACGTCGAGGTGCCGCCCTCGGGCCACATGGCCGGGATCTACGCGCGTGTCGATGTGGAGCGGGGGGTGCACAAGGCACCGGCCAACGCGGTCATCCGGGGCATCCGGCTGACCGACGGCATCGCCCAGGACATCACCAAGCGCCATCAGGACGTGCTCAACCCCAAGGGCATCAACGCGCTGCGGTTCTTCCCCGGGCTCGGCCACCGGGTCTGGGGCGCGCGCACGCTCTCCTCGGACAGCTCGTGGAAGTACGTCAACGTCCGGCGGCTGTTCCTCTATCTGGAGGAGTCGATCGAGGAGGGCACCCAGTGGGTGGTGTTCGAGCCGAACGACGAGGCGCTGTGGTCCCTGGTCCGCCAGACGGTCACGAACTTCCTCACCACGGTCTGGCGCACCGGCGCACTCGCCGGCACCACCGCCGACGAGGCGTTCTTCGTCGCCTGTGACCGCACCACGATGACCGAGGACGACCTGGCCAACGGCCGGCTCATCTGTGTCATCGGCGTCGCGCCGGTCTTCCCGGCGGAGTTCGTGATCTTCCGGATCCAGCAGAAGACCCGCGAGACCCAACTCGCCTGA
- a CDS encoding phage tail protein, giving the protein MPPVTRDDPYASYNFKIFVFNVSDDGLAVSGSFTEASGLELEIPPIEYRNGSEDITVRKIPGLKKFTNLTFKRGITGHAAFWKWVADALNGTVKRTHGSIVLCDENRNDVMRWNFDRGWPTKYTGPTLSATKNEIAMETLVLAVEKLEIET; this is encoded by the coding sequence ATGCCGCCCGTGACCAGGGACGATCCATACGCGTCCTATAACTTCAAGATCTTCGTGTTCAACGTCAGCGACGACGGGCTCGCGGTGAGCGGGTCCTTCACCGAGGCCAGCGGGCTGGAGCTGGAGATCCCGCCGATCGAGTACCGCAACGGCAGCGAGGACATCACCGTCCGCAAGATCCCGGGGCTGAAGAAGTTCACCAACCTCACCTTCAAGCGCGGCATCACCGGCCACGCCGCCTTCTGGAAGTGGGTGGCCGACGCGCTCAACGGCACGGTGAAGCGCACCCACGGCTCCATCGTGCTGTGCGACGAGAACCGCAACGACGTGATGCGCTGGAACTTCGACCGCGGCTGGCCCACCAAGTACACCGGCCCGACGCTCAGCGCCACCAAGAACGAGATCGCCATGGAGACGCTCGTCCTGGCGGTCGAGAAGCTGGAGATCGAAACCTGA
- a CDS encoding phage tail sheath family protein — MAGEALPGVSLACPPRGSDTEPLRTDVAAFLGRLRRGPVGTPVRVESWNDVVGTFGPPEGAFATPYALRGFFENGGRTAWVLRVSGPATTARTAWTVGPLSGWDATGYQVVATSPGAWANGGRVAVRYQASTVAGPPTVGVRIMMPGEPPETFPGLPLAGLADRLTGSRYIRLVPDGPPPPPGRPGPISMSWDLTLAGGADAAPTRAAYSDAVTVQAELPEPALVALPDLGTDLSGAAHTDMVLELLRSVEPSHDRLAVLDVPSALSSVDQVVDWVGSLAATGDSQLLGCAAVYHPPLRTPDGQDLRTVPASGHVLGVIARLDGERGAHHTPANAVLLEAVDLATEYPEPQQVRLFDAGIDLIRCTRGRGLMVWGGRTLSADPGTRYIAHRRLVHLLVRAIRRAASPLVFDVNSAELRLTLVRALTSVLLSAFRAGALAGARPEQAFRVVCDDTNNPPEQDPGHLVCEIAVAPAVPMEFIRLRLVLGQDRGLEVIEA, encoded by the coding sequence ATGGCAGGCGAAGCGCTCCCCGGAGTATCCCTCGCGTGTCCGCCACGCGGCTCCGACACCGAGCCGCTGCGCACCGACGTGGCGGCGTTCCTCGGCCGGCTCCGCCGCGGCCCGGTCGGCACTCCCGTGCGCGTGGAGAGCTGGAACGACGTCGTGGGCACCTTCGGGCCGCCGGAGGGCGCCTTCGCCACCCCGTACGCACTGCGCGGCTTCTTCGAGAACGGCGGCCGCACCGCCTGGGTGCTCCGCGTGTCCGGGCCGGCCACCACGGCCCGGACGGCGTGGACGGTCGGGCCGCTGAGCGGATGGGACGCCACGGGCTACCAGGTGGTGGCCACCAGCCCGGGAGCCTGGGCCAACGGCGGGCGCGTCGCCGTCCGTTACCAGGCCAGCACCGTCGCCGGACCGCCCACCGTGGGCGTACGGATCATGATGCCCGGCGAGCCGCCCGAGACCTTTCCCGGGCTGCCGCTCGCCGGCCTGGCCGACCGGCTCACCGGATCCCGCTACATCCGGCTGGTCCCGGACGGGCCGCCACCGCCGCCGGGGCGGCCCGGCCCGATCTCGATGTCCTGGGACCTGACGCTCGCGGGCGGCGCCGACGCCGCGCCCACCCGCGCGGCGTACTCGGACGCCGTGACCGTACAGGCCGAACTGCCGGAACCGGCGCTGGTGGCGCTGCCGGACCTGGGTACGGACCTGTCCGGCGCCGCGCACACCGACATGGTGCTCGAACTGCTGCGGAGCGTGGAGCCGTCGCACGACCGCCTCGCCGTTCTGGACGTGCCGTCCGCGCTGTCCTCCGTGGACCAGGTGGTGGACTGGGTGGGCTCCCTGGCGGCCACCGGCGACAGCCAGTTGCTCGGCTGCGCCGCCGTCTACCACCCGCCGCTGCGCACCCCCGACGGGCAGGACCTGCGCACCGTCCCGGCGTCCGGGCACGTCCTGGGCGTCATCGCGCGCCTCGACGGCGAGCGCGGGGCGCACCACACACCCGCGAACGCCGTGCTTCTGGAGGCGGTCGACCTCGCCACCGAATACCCCGAGCCGCAGCAGGTCCGGCTGTTCGACGCGGGGATCGACCTGATCCGGTGCACCCGGGGGCGAGGGCTGATGGTGTGGGGCGGGCGCACCCTGTCCGCCGACCCGGGCACCCGCTACATCGCCCACCGCAGGCTGGTGCATCTGCTGGTGCGCGCGATCCGGCGGGCGGCGAGCCCGCTGGTGTTCGACGTCAACTCGGCAGAGCTGCGGCTGACGTTGGTACGGGCGCTGACCTCCGTGCTCCTGTCGGCCTTCCGGGCCGGGGCGCTCGCCGGGGCCCGGCCCGAGCAGGCGTTCCGGGTGGTGTGCGACGACACCAACAACCCGCCCGAGCAGGACCCGGGGCACCTGGTCTGCGAGATCGCGGTGGCCCCGGCCGTCCCCATGGAGTTCATCCGGCTGCGTCTCGTACTCGGCCAGGACCGAGGTCTGGAGGTGATCGAGGCGTGA